GGAGCTCCTACAGGGAAAATGTCAACAGAGAAGTAGTGGAAACGACCCCGAGGGGATTCGAACCCCTGATCTCCACCGTGACAGGGTGGCATGTTAGACCGCTACACCACGGGGCCAAGCTACTAATCAGGCCTTCTCAGAAATCCTCACCTTTCCCTCTTCCTGACAGAATGCCCGCGATAAGGACCTCAAAGGTCTCCGATCATCAGAGTTTACCTTTGCGAGGTTTCGCTGTCAAGAATTGATTCAACGTGCTGACAGGCATATAATACAGGCAACAGTAAGGGACGCAGGTTAGAACGAAACAATGCACATAGCCGTGGGTTGTGATCATAGAGGGTTGAATCTTAAACGCTTGGTGATCAGTATTATCACCAAGAAGGGGCATACCTATCAGGATTTCGGCTCCTATGATGCAGCTACGGTGGATTATCCCGACATTGCCCAAAAGGTGGCTGAGTCTGTGACTGGAGGGCAATTCGTCTTTGGCATTCTGGTATGCAGCAGCGGCATTGGCATGTGCATAGCCGCAAATAAGGTCATGGGAATCAGGGCCGCCACATGCAACGACACCTTTTCGGCCCGTCGTGCCCGGCAGCATAACAATACCAATATGCTTTGCCTGGGTGAAGATATGGTGGGGCCAGGATTGGCT
This genomic window from Chloroflexota bacterium contains:
- the rpiB gene encoding ribose 5-phosphate isomerase B, producing MHIAVGCDHRGLNLKRLVISIITKKGHTYQDFGSYDAATVDYPDIAQKVAESVTGGQFVFGILVCSSGIGMCIAANKVMGIRAATCNDTFSARRARQHNNTNMLCLGEDMVGPGLATEIVQTFLDTDFEGGRHSRRLEKVRALETN